The Cucumis melo cultivar AY chromosome 9, USDA_Cmelo_AY_1.0, whole genome shotgun sequence genome includes the window CCTCCCCCATTTCCTGTGCATTCATGGATACCCCACCTCGTTGATCAGGGCGAGTCCCAGTGGGGTCCCAACCCCACAAGTTAAGTGGTATCAATATGTTTTCTTACTGTTACCATTTAAGTCAATTAGTAATTGTAACGTATTCTTATCCTACTATAACAGTAacaatatttctaaaaaaatgttattttaagGTAAAAATTGAAAACTTTTTCAAAAGTATTTGAAAGAATCTAATGGATCTCATGTAATTTTCAAATGCAATTAAACTAATCCTTAGATTTCCATAATCGAACTATATTTTCTTATCTCACATATTTAACCATGAGTCCACGTTACATTGTGATTACAGAACATAGATAGACAAAAACAAGTATAATCAAACGTGCTTAATTTCATATTACCACTTATTAATTTTCAAGGAAATAAATATGACTTTGCTccaacaaattcaaaatttaaacattaTTTGACATATTACTTTAACTAAAAAAATCATCACACACGATGCAAACGAGATGATAAATTCTTAATCATAAGAGAACATATATACAAAaatttatttctaaatatagcaaaatatcaccGTTTTTCTACGATGAACCGCGACAGTATCTAAAATAGACTATTAtttgtgtctatatatatatgtatcattttataaatatttaaaaagaattcatttaaaacaattttccttcaaaacatatatatatatatatatatatataattcctTTAAGCCTCTAGAAGGAAGAATGAGAGGAAAGTGAAGAAAGCAACCGTAATATAATCCTTAATTTGGCAACAAACTCACAGAAAAGTTTTGATATTTAATAAAAACGTTTCACATTACCTAAGTTACCAAATACGCAAATATATATCCTCTAAAACAAAATGtcaaaacataaaataacaaaaacaaacccATTCTCATTCTCATTCCAAAAGTATACTCaccatttatatatatatatatatatatatatatatatatagtctcaCTCTCTTTAAGTTGCCATTTCTCAATATATTGAACTTACAATGCAACAACTGATCCCAATTTACTTTCTTTgctccttcttcttcaatctCTAGTCATTACTCTCAATGACTCAAGCTCAACAGCAGCATCTCCGAGCCAACGGTTCGATTACGAAGCCCTTTCGAGGGGTTCGAAAGCGAAGTTGGGGTCGCTATGTCTCCGAGATACGGCTACCGGGGAAGAAGACACGAGTTTGGCTTGGCTCCTTTGCCTCCCCCGAGATGGCAGCGCGTGCCTATGACTCGGCAGCAGCGTTTTTGAGAGGTAACTCTGCGGTGCTCAACTTCCCTGACTCTGTGAGCTCGCTCCCGCAACCGGAGTCATGCTCGAGAGAACACATTCAATTGGCTGCAGCAAAGGCAGCGGCGCAAGTGAGAACGGAGACGGTGGAGGGTGGAGATCAGCAAAGGACGAGAAGCGGATGGAGTTCGACGATGTTCGAGCAAGTGAAGGAAGTGCCATTGTTGAGTCCATTGAGGTTGGGTCTACTTGGCTTTGGACCAGCCTTGAATGAAGAAGACCCTTCGTTGTTGTTACCAACCTATTTCTAAATTTCTTTAACCAAATGTTTTTAAGTCAATTGACAATGATAGATTATTTGTTTATTTCCTTTTGGGATATGAATGTGAAGAAAGATTTGATTCATTCATAGAAAGGGAACAAATTATTGACATATATTTGACTTTCTGATATCTTATTGGCTTACCATATAGATGGTTGCTTGTTGCATGATAATATATTTTGATGGAATAAGTAATGATTATATTGGACATATAGATGGTGACTACTTTTCCATAGATGGAAAAATTCATTATATAAGTTGTAACGAAGAAATGTATTTTTATCTTATTGTATTATTTAATTAAGATTCAGGGTTAGGGTGGATGGTCTCGACACTGGACAACCCGGAAAGAAAAGAACGTGATGACccacaaaattaaaagtataaaaactaaaatacaacaaaatttaaGCTAAATAAACTTAAACAATATTTATCAATGTAgtaaaaactatatatattaaattacgAGATCGATATCAAAATTTTGAAGTGAAAATAAAACTCAATTGCCAAGTTTTCAACAAATCTCAACAActaaaattagaaagaaaattaTTCCATCTCGGTATATCATAACTCACACGTATCATTGTTATTCAATGAGTAGAGAATATATTACTCTAATAGTATATGTCTCTCACAACATGAAGTAGGggttaacatatatatatatatatatcaaagtgAGCTTTCATATATTGCACTtcccaataattaatttaagAGGAAAGGACTAAGGATTATTAAATTTGTTCCATCCTAtagaattttcataaatatacaAATGTGGAGCTCATAGAAttattatctatatatatatatatatatatatatatatagatatatagataTTCTCATAAAATAAGCATATGGTCCCAATTCTACATCAAAGGTAGAGgactatttttcctttttcattatatatatatatatatagtctcaCTCACTTTATATACTAATAAAGACTTAGCTATATAATTATGGTTGTTTGTATTTACTCCAAAGCCTTATTgtgataaaaaaaatgaagaagaagaaagaggaagacaTGTTTTGTATAAGAAaaaatttcttttgatttgtGTAAGTTTCGAGCtttgtttttaatttgattttaatttgatctcaatttcaaaaaattgcatttgtaatttttagtttcaaaatgttataattttatTCTTGAAATTTGAACTTTGTTTCAATTTTCATTTGCTTCACGTCTTTAATATTAATCTAATGAAGtttaatttcattattttttttttgtaacagttaagattaaatttaaaattttactttacagttattttaaattacttAATAGATATTAATacttataaaaactaaaaataaaataaaaataaaaatgttaattaatttgaaaccCAAAGAAACAAGTTTGAAACAAAACTCCATAATATCATCAAGGTAAAACTGTAACATTCTAAAATCTAAAGCCTAAATCAAAACAGAACAAAATGTGAAAGTAAAgggaaaaagaacaaaaataaatgGAGAAGCAAGCCAAGCATTTGCTACCCACTTTCTTGGCAAGTATGTATGACAAATaatgtttatgttatttttttaattctattatTCAAATTGTACAaaacatgcaaaaaaaaaaaaaaaaaaaacaaacaaacaaacattttaatatttttagtatatctaaattttaaaatttatgtaaaAACTTGTAGATCTTTTTCATATGTAACAAAATAAACATAAACTACTACGATCTAAACTATGAAATAAACAAAGTTAGAAActcaattcatttattttacaATTAAAATACACAGTACATGATAAATTATAgaatttacaaaataataatcatgcctaattttttaagaaaaaaaaaaagaatatagaTGTTCATAAACAGTTTATTAGTAAGGTATAATATTTTATAatcaatttaaatataatatcaagtatatttaaaataataatataaagaatTGAATTTCTGAATTGCTATTAAACAGATagatgaaaatataaaataaaactttgaTTTTATTAAAACCTTTATTGTCAAAAATGTATTCTCAACTCAGTTTGAATTCCTTTTACCTTCCTCCGATTCATACGCTGCTACCATTGGTCATGGTTGTTGACTATAGTTGGCATTCAAATCTGGGCTTCCTTGCGGGTGCTTTGGCCCAATTCTCCCTCCTCAATGTGAGATTATCTAAGATGACAGGAATTACAGATCCTTGATAGCAAGTCTAATACTTAAGAGGTGGATGTAATTcaacaaaacacaaaaagaaTTTACTTCGAGGATGTTCATCTTCCACTGCCCCCTTGTTTTTCTCACCGCTTTCTCCAACTTCTTGGGGTGGCTTCGGATCCGTTCGTCCCCAGTAGTTGGGGGTAGTTAACGCCTAGATGGTGATGTGGCCATGCCATGAGGGCTCATCTCCCATAACCAGCCGTCGAGGGGTTCATAGTTGTTCACAGGGATAAGCGACTCCCCAAGCTTGATAATCGGTTTAACATGTTCGTCCATGAACTGTag containing:
- the LOC103498753 gene encoding ethylene-responsive transcription factor ERF022-like, encoding MTQAQQQHLRANGSITKPFRGVRKRSWGRYVSEIRLPGKKTRVWLGSFASPEMAARAYDSAAAFLRGNSAVLNFPDSVSSLPQPESCSREHIQLAAAKAAAQVRTETVEGGDQQRTRSGWSSTMFEQVKEVPLLSPLRLGLLGFGPALNEEDPSLLLPTYF